The genomic region ACTGAATATCCCTGACCCATATCTGCAATActgaatattttctttaatttttaattgtttaaaaaactaaaatctaGTCAAACTCCTTGAGCATTCAGAATAACTTTAAACTTGAAAAGTTCTTAATCACTGTATATCCAACATGTCTCATGTTTCTTAAAGCTGGAGATTCTACTTTGCAAGATGGACCCTGAACAAGTTGAACACCTTTGAGTTTCTGTGGAAATATATTTGCGATTAAAGCCAAAGTTTGTTCAGACTAGAATATATCATTTCTGAAATACACTCTGGATGTGGCTGCCTTTCAGACTCCCCTTAATAAACATTTCCATGGAACCAAGAAtgcaggttctccggtttcctcccacctctaaaaACACGCACCTTAAGTGAATTGATTACCggtactccaaattgtccgttgTGTACGAGTGAGTGGTTGtatgtctgtgtggccccgcaatgtgTTGGCGACGCATcctgggtgtaccccgcctctcgctcatagcaagccgggataggctccagcaactcccttGACCcacaaagtggaagaaaatggaaggatggatggtaAAATGCTGAAGTTTGTTGAAAACCCAAAATATTAGTAATGATAGTGTGTGCCACGTCAAACAACAATCGGCACACAAGGACCGCCTCTGACGGGTTAGTTTTAAAAGGGAGAGTTTGCTTTCTGTGGTAACACAGAGGTTCCTAATACCTGTTAAATGGAAAAACCAACTTTGATGACCAAGTTTCTTACAAAATGTGACCTGTAATTTATTATCCACTTCATAGCCGTAAGACAGTGACATCATAAGAGTTGAGAggatgaagacatttcaccaTGTCCCTGGACCAAATATCTGACACAGGAATAGTGTAGCTAATGCTGTGTAATAAAAGGGCGATGTCCCTCGTCAAAAACCAATAAACATCTTTCACGCATAATTTCATTGACCAGGATGCTGCAGCCCCTGACTGACCTGAGGTCAGTGACAGTTTGGCGATCATACATACAACATCAGTGCCTTCCCGACCACTCGGCCTATTCACTGTCACTGGCATCACTGGAGTCCGAGCCTCTCTCGCTTCCACTTCCACTCTGAGCCCTCTCCGAGTGGTCGCTGCTGCGGTCGCTGCGCGCCGGAGAAGCGCTGCGACTCCTGTTCCCTCCTctgttccctccttcctcttcactcCCACTGCCCTCCTCCCCGCTGCTTCTGCCAGAGTTCTTGGGTTCATTGTCTTCACTGTCGTCATCACTGCCGAAGATCTCTTCCTCGTCTCGCATTTCTCTGGTCCTTTCCTCGCCACTCTCACTCCCACTGCCGCTCGCCTTCCTCCTGCGcttctctctgtcctcatcttcttcttctacccTTTGTTCCTGTTCTTCATCTTCCCTCTCAGAATCACTACCAGAGTTCTCTGCCTCACTGCCACTGCCCTTGTCTTTATCATCAcctggaggaaagaaaagaaaaaccagacACAAGCAGGAAGAgatcaacacaaaaaaaactgtcaGATGATGTATGGTTTAGCAGAACTATGGCAATACTGATGTACAGCCAGTAGCCAAATCTTTAACATTTCAGTGATCGGAACTgcaatggaaaagaaaagacactgaCCAGAGTCTCGCATGTCTTTATCcatgtcttcctcttcatcttctggcTCATGGTTCTCCAGCTGAGCTTTACGTGCATCCTGAGAACCACAACGAAAGGGAATCAGTCACAGAATTTAGCTCGTGGACAATGCTAAAACGGCCGCTATCTTCAGTATAGATTAACAAGGTCACGTTGGAAAGCACAAACAATACCCGAATGTTATTTTGTGCATTTCAAACACACTCACCTGGGCTTCGAGTTCCTTCTCATTCATATCTCTGTGTTTACACACCAGCACAGCGTTTGTGTTTGACTGAGTTCCAGCCTTagctctcctcttgctcagacGCACTCTGGAGCACAGAGGAAAGGCGGTCAGAGCATATTTACCCTGTCATGAAAACTCTTACGCTGTGGCAAGTGCTGCTTGCTTTGTGTATTATCGCTGGACACCTAACTTTCCAAGTGATAGATATAATGACATAAAACACACCACCTTCAACTAAGACAAAAATGTGCTTAGTTTTGTGTTGAAGTGTAACAAACAGGGCTCTTCTTCAATCAACGGCTTACCTCGTTTCAAGCTCATTGTAGTAAACGCCATCTCCATCTCGGAAGATGAAAAAGTAGTTCTCCTCATAACCCTTACTGGCTTTGTTCTTCACGTTCCAGTTGTACTCCCTTGCAATCTTATAGTCATACCTTCGTCACAACAATGAAAGCATTATTTCTCGTACACAAATTAAAATAgaccaaaacaaaataacaaggtcgcaaaaaaaaaaatgatttcctTCATCTATTATTTTATACTCACAGGTCCTCAGGCATATAATCCATCCCCTCATCACAGTCTCTCTTGCGTTTGCGAATAGTGTCTTCATTGGGAAGAAAGTAGGCCACAAACTGATTTCCTTCCTCATCCATCATTCCTCTgttcatgaaacaaaaaaacatcaattGGCATATCTGCAAGTGCATAACTGTAGAAAAAGACTCCCATGCAGCGGTTAATTTGCAATTACCTGATCATGGCCTGAGACATCATTTCAACTCCTGCTGGTCCCGATAAGTCTTTAGGCGCAGGATCAGAGTCGAAGATGACCTGAGCACATGGGTTGATCCACATCTGGGGAAAGAAAGAGcgcaaaaaaactaaaataaaaatgcatacaTTTTCCACAGGTTCTATTTCTAAGTTCCATGTAAAATTAACCAACCATTGGTTATTTATAAAAACTACGACATTTAAAATCTTAAAAACATGTCCAAGAGTTTGAGACTGAGACACAATTTTTTGAAATTGTACCAAAAAAAAGGACATAAAATAGGTATTAGAGAAAGACGGAAATAACGGCACAACTATTCAGTACAGTTTTAACAGCAGATTATATCAAAGTATGAGTTCAAACAAATAGAGTTTTTCATTGGCATCTAAAAACAATGAAGTCTGTTTGTAGCCACATCAAACATCCAATCACAATACTGCAAATTCCTGATACCTTTATTTGATTGAAGCTAAAGAATATAATCTTATTAGATTTCAGATTTGTGAAGCATACGAGGGAGCGGCATGTCATTCCGAAGGAACAGAGTCTCTACAAACTCAACAGTGAAATCGTGGCTCACCTTAAAGTCAGGGAACACGGGTAACACCTCCACTGGAGTAACTCTTGGTTTGCTGTAATGCTGCGTAACCTGCAGAGTAAGGTGTTGACAAACCATCACTCATTTCTTTAAATTAACAAATCATCGTGCTTGTAAAAGCATACCATTACATTTGGAGCAAACTATGCTGATTTACGTTTGATAGCTATTACAACATGTGTTGTTATAACAGGACTCTGAGCAGCCGACTTAAACTCACCAATTTCTGTGCATCTTCAAACGTCTTCTCAATCGCAGAAATCTGGCTGTCTCTGTCCTTGTAGATTTCTTCTTCTGTAAACTGCTGTTTGACAGACACACCGATCCTACACACAATCATCAGATCAATCATATTACAAAGACATACAGCATCATAAATTAATTTCTCCTATTGGGACATTCTGAATATATTTACTGGCACAGTACAAACTTACTTGACTTCCACTTTCTCATTGGAAACACCATATCTGTTAAACTCTGTAGAAATATATTCAGTCTTTCTCATCCATGGGACCACTTTGGCATGTTGTTGTGATCTTTAGGGGAAGAATGACAAAGAGTTAACAATGTATTTTatatgaaaaacaaagatgcaTGTTTAACAGAGCAACCTCTTTGAGCTGGATGGAGCCTGGATGTCCTCTTCCAGCAGTTTTTCATCAGCCGGATCCAGCAGTACTGTAAATTCATAAGCATGATTCAGTCCACACACAGATTTGTTGAGGCAGCCTCTTCCCATTAAATAAGTACAACGAGTACACCTACAGGCAGAATGCAATACCTTACAAAGTAAAACGATCATTGTACAAAGGCTAAATATTTTATGTTCAAACTGATGAATATATACTCAGTAAAGCTGATGCGTGCAAAACCTGCAACACAAATTGGTACACAGACAAATTTGCCATTATAACATCCCAATGTAATTTAACAACACTTCCTCGAAACTGAGGACGCTTGGAATACACATGAAAGATTTCAGCTTGTTCTGGCTTGAAGTATGACTTTGGGCTTTCTGACATTTTTATCTTAATTTGATGCACAGTTTTCAGGGTCAGTGCTGCAGGGGTGAGATGTATAAACTTACTACTGGGGTCAATGCGGTAGGTGTCTGGATTTATGAGATCGATGGTAACACCAAGGTCCGGCTCCGTCAGGAGCTCATGCTTGTGCTGCTTCTCCAGAGAAGTGGCTTTATACTGTACAAACCTGTCACAACAGAAAAGCAATTGCAGAACTGTCTCCACATAAATCGGCGTGTGCTCTGCAACGGATGGAGAGGTGTGACGTGTACCTGTGCTGATCAAATGGATATGTGATGAATTTTGGGTCAAACGGGATGTCCGGCAGGCTGTTGCAGTACTTGACGCGACAGACCACACCTGACCTGTCATGAGCACAAAGGTGCAGGACATACAAAATATCAGACATGTGCAAATAACATGCTACTACTTTTAGAATGAACCACTGCAGATAATTACACACATAAGCATAAATATGTTCAGACTCACAGCAAATTCTCATATAGTTCGTCATTGTCATATTTCACttagaaatacattttcggaTTGGTATGCATTTTATGTGTCACTACACAAGAAGCTTCTTAAATTTTCCTTTTTGTTGACAAATATACGGTGTACCTACTCAATCATGAATATCTACATCACACTGAATTAATGTATGGAAAAATGATCCGAGCCGTGATCATAGATGCcagtgggaggggagggggtctCGCTAGTAATAGTGTAATGCTCTCATATTATGATTTATGCAGGAATAATGCACCATGACTCATTAAAACAGATATGTTCAATCTGCACGCGAAGGAGCATAGAACGATACAATAATGCACAACATT from Brachionichthys hirsutus isolate HB-005 chromosome 11, CSIRO-AGI_Bhir_v1, whole genome shotgun sequence harbors:
- the paf1 gene encoding RNA polymerase II-associated factor 1 homolog; translated protein: MAPTIQTQAQREDGHRPSTHRTVPERSGVVCRVKYCNSLPDIPFDPKFITYPFDQHRFVQYKATSLEKQHKHELLTEPDLGVTIDLINPDTYRIDPSILLDPADEKLLEEDIQAPSSSKRSQQHAKVVPWMRKTEYISTEFNRYGVSNEKVEVKIGVSVKQQFTEEEIYKDRDSQISAIEKTFEDAQKLVTQHYSKPRVTPVEVLPVFPDFKMWINPCAQVIFDSDPAPKDLSGPAGVEMMSQAMIRGMMDEEGNQFVAYFLPNEDTIRKRKRDCDEGMDYMPEDLYDYKIAREYNWNVKNKASKGYEENYFFIFRDGDGVYYNELETRVRLSKRRAKAGTQSNTNAVLVCKHRDMNEKELEAQDARKAQLENHEPEDEEEDMDKDMRDSGDDKDKGSGSEAENSGSDSEREDEEQEQRVEEEDEDREKRRRKASGSGSESGEERTREMRDEEEIFGSDDDSEDNEPKNSGRSSGEEGSGSEEEGGNRGGNRSRSASPARSDRSSDHSERAQSGSGSERGSDSSDASDSE